From Apium graveolens cultivar Ventura chromosome 9, ASM990537v1, whole genome shotgun sequence, the proteins below share one genomic window:
- the LOC141684635 gene encoding triacylglycerol lipase 2-like isoform X2: protein MAVHSLLSVVAAIVVLVVMVHPHRAASASSRGRFGVKSVDQGDIAVTGLCTSATIMHAGYKCQEYHVVTDDGYIISMSRFPQGRNGEGVGSNKQPVLLQHGLLVDGMTWMLNSANESLAFILADNGYDVWISNTRGTRFSRRHLSLDPAYKEFWDWTWDDLVTDELSATIDFVFKQTGQKLHYVGHSLGTLTALAGFSEGNQVDKVKSAAMLSPIAYVSHITTALGNLAAKAFVGEITDLLGIAEFNPFGAPVSIFLKALCANPGVDCYDLITEMTAIRYGKLAKFDYGSARSNMEHYGQPTPPIYNMSNIPKDLPLFLSYGGKDKLSDVKDVQILLDSLRFHDVDKLDIQFVKEFAHADFIMGVTANNIVYNQMMAFFRNHQ from the exons ATGGCTGTGCATAGCTTGCTAAGTGTGGTTGCAGCCATTGTTGTTTTGGTGGTTATGGTTCATCCTCATCGAGCCGCCTCGGCTTCGAGTCGAGGCCGGTTCGGTGTCAAGAGTGTTGATCAAGGTGATATTGCGGTGACTGGTTTGTGCACTTCTGCTACAATCATGCATGCTGGTTATAAGTGTCAGGAGTATCAT GTGGTGACAGATGATGGGTACATAATCAGCATGTCGAGATTTCCACAGGGTCGAAATGGTGAAGGTGTTGGTAGTAATAAACAGCCAGTCCTGTTGCAGCATGGCCTTCTAGTG GATGGAATGACATGGATGCTGAATTCAGCTAACGAATCTCTAGCATTTATCTTGGCTGATAATGGCTATGATGTGTGGATTTCTAATACTAGAGGAACCAGATTTAGCCGACGTCATCTGTCTCTTGATCCTGCATATAAG GAATTCTGGGACTGGACATGGGATGATCTGGTTACTGATGAGCTATCCGCCACTATTGATTTTGTCTTCAAACAAACTGGACAGAAACTTCATTATGTTGGACATTCTTTG GGAACTTTGACAGCACTAGCAGGCTTCTCAGAAGGAAACCAAGTAGACAAGGTGAAATCAGCAGCAATGTTGAGCCCAATAGCTTACGTTAGCCACATAACTACTGCACTTGGTAACCTTGCGGCCAAAGCCTTCGTTGGTGAG ATTACAGATTTATTGGGCATAGCAGAATTCAATCCATTTGG AGCCCCGGTATCCATATTTCTCAAGGCTTTGTGTGCTAATCCAGGAGTAGACTGTTACGATTTGATTACTGAAATGACAG CCATCCGATATGGAAAATTAGCAAAATTCGACTATGGAAGTGCAAGGTCCAATATGGAGCATTATGGTCAACCTACACCTCCTATCTATAATATGAGCAACATCCCAAAAGACCTTCCTTTGTTTCTCAGCTACGGAGGCAAAGATAAGCTTTCCGATGTGAAGGATGTGCAGATTTTGCTTGACAGCCTGAGATTTCATGATGTCGACAAGCTTGATATTCAGTTTGTCAAGGAATTTGCTCATGCAGATTTCATAATGGGAGTTACTGCTAACAATATTGTGTATAACCAGATGATGGCCTTTTTCAGAAACCACCAATGA
- the LOC141684635 gene encoding triacylglycerol lipase 2-like isoform X1: MAVHSLLSVVAAIVVLVVMVHPHRAASASSRGRFGVKSVDQGDIAVTGLCTSATIMHAGYKCQEYHVVTDDGYIISMSRFPQGRNGEGVGSNKQPVLLQHGLLVDGMTWMLNSANESLAFILADNGYDVWISNTRGTRFSRRHLSLDPAYKEFWDWTWDDLVTDELSATIDFVFKQTGQKLHYVGHSLGTLTALAGFSEGNQVDKVKSAAMLSPIAYVSHITTALGNLAAKAFVGEITDLLGIAEFNPFGAPVSIFLKALCANPGVDCYDLITEMTGQNCCLNTSTVDLFLKNEPQSTATKNLVHIAQTIRYGKLAKFDYGSARSNMEHYGQPTPPIYNMSNIPKDLPLFLSYGGKDKLSDVKDVQILLDSLRFHDVDKLDIQFVKEFAHADFIMGVTANNIVYNQMMAFFRNHQ; the protein is encoded by the exons ATGGCTGTGCATAGCTTGCTAAGTGTGGTTGCAGCCATTGTTGTTTTGGTGGTTATGGTTCATCCTCATCGAGCCGCCTCGGCTTCGAGTCGAGGCCGGTTCGGTGTCAAGAGTGTTGATCAAGGTGATATTGCGGTGACTGGTTTGTGCACTTCTGCTACAATCATGCATGCTGGTTATAAGTGTCAGGAGTATCAT GTGGTGACAGATGATGGGTACATAATCAGCATGTCGAGATTTCCACAGGGTCGAAATGGTGAAGGTGTTGGTAGTAATAAACAGCCAGTCCTGTTGCAGCATGGCCTTCTAGTG GATGGAATGACATGGATGCTGAATTCAGCTAACGAATCTCTAGCATTTATCTTGGCTGATAATGGCTATGATGTGTGGATTTCTAATACTAGAGGAACCAGATTTAGCCGACGTCATCTGTCTCTTGATCCTGCATATAAG GAATTCTGGGACTGGACATGGGATGATCTGGTTACTGATGAGCTATCCGCCACTATTGATTTTGTCTTCAAACAAACTGGACAGAAACTTCATTATGTTGGACATTCTTTG GGAACTTTGACAGCACTAGCAGGCTTCTCAGAAGGAAACCAAGTAGACAAGGTGAAATCAGCAGCAATGTTGAGCCCAATAGCTTACGTTAGCCACATAACTACTGCACTTGGTAACCTTGCGGCCAAAGCCTTCGTTGGTGAG ATTACAGATTTATTGGGCATAGCAGAATTCAATCCATTTGG AGCCCCGGTATCCATATTTCTCAAGGCTTTGTGTGCTAATCCAGGAGTAGACTGTTACGATTTGATTACTGAAATGACAG GCCAAAACTGCTGTCTGAATACTTCTACCGTAGACTTATTCTTGAAGAATGAGCCTCAGTCGACAGCAACCAAGAACTTGGTACATATAGCTCAGA CCATCCGATATGGAAAATTAGCAAAATTCGACTATGGAAGTGCAAGGTCCAATATGGAGCATTATGGTCAACCTACACCTCCTATCTATAATATGAGCAACATCCCAAAAGACCTTCCTTTGTTTCTCAGCTACGGAGGCAAAGATAAGCTTTCCGATGTGAAGGATGTGCAGATTTTGCTTGACAGCCTGAGATTTCATGATGTCGACAAGCTTGATATTCAGTTTGTCAAGGAATTTGCTCATGCAGATTTCATAATGGGAGTTACTGCTAACAATATTGTGTATAACCAGATGATGGCCTTTTTCAGAAACCACCAATGA